From the genome of Hypanus sabinus isolate sHypSab1 unplaced genomic scaffold, sHypSab1.hap1 scaffold_583, whole genome shotgun sequence, one region includes:
- the LOC132389473 gene encoding muscarinic acetylcholine receptor M2-like, with translation MANSTQTNSPLSNLTDIERGSAYKTVELIFILIVALSLSLVTIIGNILVMLSIKVNRQLQTINNNFIFSLACADLIIGVFSMNLYTMYSIIGYWPMGPLVCDLWLALDYVAGYASIMNLLIISFDRYFCVTKPLSYPVKRTTKMARMMIAAAWVLSFILWAPTILFWQFIVGGRTVKVGECHIQFFSNPVVTFGTGISAFYLPVITMTILYVHISRASKSRIKKDKEQPESNKGTISPSLERGKIMKPNNNNMSSAPDVLQNVEVQNGKAAGKVITYHCGQGEEMGVCNHTTSLSVVPSIQKEEGTIDESTKVSSAQRHFSNRNSKLFGIKDVTKVKKSDYSATTLETVSDNSTNSGKNRELAAAHMIIKMTNTPAKKKKGAVTRENKVTRTILAILLACIITWTPYSVMVLINTLCSVCVPNTVWSIGYWLCYINSTLNPACYALCNATFKKTFKHLLFCQYKNIGAAR, from the coding sequence ATGGCAAATTCAACGCAGACAAATTCACCTCTCAGCAACCTAACAGACATTGAAAGAGGGAGCGCTTACAAAACAGTTGAACTAATCTTCATTTTGATTGTAGCATTATCTTTGAGTCTGGTGACCATTATCGGAAACATTCTGGTAATGCTTTCTATTAAAGTAAACAGACAGTTACAAACAATTAACAACAATTTTATTTTCAGTTTAGCCTGTGCTGATTTAATCATTGGTGTGTTCTCTATGAACCTTTACACCATGTACAGCATCATTGGCTACTGGCCCATGGGCCCATTGGTGTGTGATTTATGGCTGGCTCTAGATTACGTTGCTGGTTATGCATCTATCATGAACCTGCTTATCATCAGCTTTGACCGATATTTCTGTGTGACAAAGCCTCTCAGCTACCCTGTGAAGAGAACCACCAAGATGGCACGGATGATGATTGCAGCTGCTTGGGTGCTGTCATTTATCCTCTGGGCTCCTACCATTCTCTTCTGGCAGTTCATTGTAGGTGGACGGACAGTTAAAGTAGGTGAGTGTCATATACAGTTCTTCTCAAATCCAGTTGTCACTTTTGGCACTGGAATATCAGCCTTCTATCTACCAGTTATTACCATGACGATTCTGTATGTGCACATATCCCGTGCTAGCAAGAGTCGGATCAAGAAGGATAAGGAACAGCCAGAGTCAAACAAAGGCACCATCTCTCCCAGTCTAGAGCGAGGCAAAATAATGAAACCGAATAATAACAACATGTCAAGTGCACCTGATGTATTGCAGAATGTCGAAGTACAAAATGGCAAGGCAGCTGGTAAAGTAATTACGTATCACTGTGGCCAAGGAGAGGAAATGGGGGTTTGCAATCACACGACTTCCCTTAGTGTCGTCCCTTCCATCCAGAAGGAGGAAGGAACGATTGATGAGAGCACAAAGGTCTCCAGTGCACAAAGACATTTTAGCAATCGCAACTCCAAGCTCTTCGGCATAAAAGATGTCACGAAAGTTAAAAAGAGTGACTACAGTGCTACTACACTTGAAACGGTGTCAGACAACAGCACCAACAGTGGTAAAAACAGAGAGCTCGCCGCAGCCCACATGATCATTAAAATGACAAACACCCCTGCTAAGAAAAAGAAGGGAGCTGTAACCCGGGAGAATAAGGTGACCAGGACAATCTTGGCTATTCTGCTGGCATGTATTATCACCTGGACGCCATACAGTGTCATGGTACTCATTAACACTTTATGTTCAGTCTGCGTCCCTAACACAGTATGGAGTATTGGATACTGGCTCTGTTACATCAACAGTACTCTCAACCCAGCCTGCTATGCACTATGCAATGCTACCTTCAAGAAAACCTTCAAGCATCTTCTCTTCTGCCAATATAAAAATATTGGAGCAGCAAGATAA